The following proteins are encoded in a genomic region of Drosophila miranda strain MSH22 chromosome 4, D.miranda_PacBio2.1, whole genome shotgun sequence:
- the LOC108161790 gene encoding transcription factor glial cells missing, producing the protein MVLNGMTIPMPMPVPVPVPVPSPPATKSRVQIDWDINDSKMPTVAEFDEFNDWANGHCRLIYGHQSDEARKHASGWAMRNTNNHNVNILKKSCLGVLLCSAKCKLPNGASVHLRPAICDKARRKQQGKQCPNRNCNGRLEIQACRGHCGYPVTHFWRRDGNGIYFQAKGTHDHPRPEAKGSTEARRLLAGGRRVRSLAVMLARDAALSDKLCSLRPSKRQAKTQLLQETGSKRKRMEVPQAPSQELQGATATTAAYLSTCTPIPSLKFDQQSGYPAGNGSQWCGGDLCTTYAGKQEAGAGAYDNGMYNGYSMLHSPLSSHSSTGSYYQENLQQHQHQQQQQHQVQLQLPSVQETMNVNYEPAMPASYPCGMPLYESCDDTSSLTSSSGYSSEDYSYLNGYHLPGSGSGLGSGSLDVSGGAVSGHNPSAQDSFYTTSSEIFSVFESTLNDAGVFYDEAAAYQQTSYHQQQQQQQHQQQDAAADYYYSNTGVDNVWNIQMDAASAYHPSTAGAGAAPTDPIYC; encoded by the exons ATGGTGTTGAACGGAATGACCATTCCTATGCCcatgcccgtgcccgtgcccgtgccagTGCCCAGTCCTCCGGCCACCAAATCCCGTGTCCAGATCGACTGGGACATCAATGACTCAAAGATGCCGACGGTAGCGGAGTTTGACGAGTTCAACGACTGGGCGAATGGCCACTGTCGCCTCATCTACGGCCACCAGAGCGACGAGGCCCGGAAGCACGCCAGCGGCTGGGCCATGCGCAACACCAACAACCACAACGTGAACATCCTGAAGAAGAGCTGCCTCGGGGTGCTCCTCTGCAGCGCCAAGTGCAAGCTCCCCAACGGAGCCAGCGTCCACCTGCGGCCCGCCATCTGCGACAAGGCGCGACGCAAGCAGCAGGGCAAACAGTGCCCCAATAG AAACTGCAACGGACGGCTGGAGATCCAGGCCTGCCGCGGCCACTGCGGCTACCCCGTCACGCACTTCTGGCGGCGGGACGGCAACGGCATATACTTCCAGGCGAAGGGCACCCACGACCATCCGCGGCCCGAGGCCAAGGGCTCCACGGAGGCGCGTCGCCTGCTCGCCGGCGGCAGACGCGTCCGCAGCCTGGCCGTGATGCTGGCACGGGATGCGGCCCTCAGCGATAAGCTCTGCAGCCTGCGGCCCAGCAAGCGACAGGCCAAGACACAGCTCCTCCAGGAGACGGGCAGCAAGCGGAAGAGGATGGAGGTGCCGCAGGCGCCCAGTCAGGAGCTCCAGggagccacagccaccaccGCCGCCTATCTGTCCACATGCACTCCCATTCCCAGCTTGAAGTTCGACCAGCAGAGCGGCTATCCGGCGGGCAATGGCAGCCAGTGGTGTGGAGGGGATCTGTGCACCACCTACGCAGGAAAGCAGGAGGCCGGAGCAGGCGCCTACGACAATGGGATGTACAACGGCTACAGCATGTTGCACTCCCCGCTCTCCTCCCACAGCTCCACCGGCAGCTACTACCAGGAGAACctccagcagcaccagcaccagcagcagcaacagcatcaagTGCagttgcagcttccctccGTCCAGGAGACGATGAATGTCAACTACGAGCCCGCGATGCCCGCCAGCTATCCGTGTGGCATGCCCCTGTACGAGAGCTGCGACGACACCTCCAGTCTCACAAGCAGCAGCGGCTACAGCTCCGAGGACTACAGCTACTTGAATGGGTATCATCTGCCTGGATCGGGATCGGGACTGGGATCTGGATCCCTGGATGTCAGCGGAGGAGCAGTCAGCGGCCACAATCCCTCCGCCCAGGATAGCTTCTATACGACCAGCTCCGAGATCTTCAGTGTCTTCGAGTCCACGCTGAACGATGCGGGGGTGTTCTACGACGAGGCAGCCGCCTACCAGCAGACGAGctaccaccagcagcagcaacagcagcagcaccagcagcaggacGCAGCAGCGGACTACTACTACAGCAACACGGGAGTGGACAACGTGTGGAACATACAGATGGACGCCGCGAGTGCGTACCATCCGAGCACAGCAGGAGCGGGAGCAGCGCCAACGGATCCCATCTATTGCTAG